Proteins encoded by one window of Flavobacterium sp. N502540:
- a CDS encoding ParA family protein: MGKIIAIANQKGGVGKTTTSVNLAASLGVLEKKVLLIDADPQANATSGLGIDVESVEAGTYQILEHSITPKEAVLKCTSPNVDVIPAHIDLVAIEIELVDKENREYMLKKALESVKDEYDFIIIDCAPSLGLLTLNALTAADSVVIPIQCEYFALEGLGKLLNTIKSIQKIHNPDLDIEGLLLTMYDSRLRLSNQVVEEVQKHFNDMVFDTVIQRNVKLSEAPSFGESIINYDATSKGAVNYINLAQEIIKKNSK, from the coding sequence ATGGGCAAAATCATTGCGATTGCTAATCAAAAAGGAGGCGTTGGAAAGACTACTACATCTGTAAATCTTGCAGCCTCATTAGGTGTTTTAGAAAAGAAAGTATTATTGATCGATGCCGATCCACAAGCCAATGCTACATCTGGCCTTGGGATTGATGTAGAATCAGTTGAAGCCGGAACTTATCAAATCCTGGAACACAGTATAACACCAAAAGAAGCTGTTTTAAAATGTACATCTCCAAATGTCGATGTGATACCTGCACACATTGACCTTGTTGCCATCGAAATCGAATTGGTTGACAAAGAAAACAGAGAGTACATGCTTAAAAAAGCATTAGAAAGTGTAAAAGACGAATATGATTTTATCATTATCGACTGTGCTCCTTCTCTGGGTTTATTAACCCTGAATGCTTTAACAGCTGCCGACTCAGTAGTTATTCCTATTCAATGCGAATATTTTGCACTTGAAGGATTAGGAAAATTACTGAACACCATAAAAAGTATTCAAAAAATACACAACCCGGATCTTGATATCGAAGGATTGTTACTAACCATGTACGATTCCAGACTGCGTTTATCGAATCAGGTTGTAGAAGAGGTTCAAAAACACTTTAATGATATGGTTTTTGATACCGTTATTCAACGAAATGTTAAACTGAGCGAGGCACCAAGTTTTGGAGAAAGCATCATTAATTATGACGCAACCAGTAAAGGAGCCGTTAATTACATTAATTTAGCTCAGGAGATTATAAAGAAAAACAGCAAATAG
- a CDS encoding ParB/RepB/Spo0J family partition protein — translation MTKAIKKQALGRGLSALLKDPENDITSVEDKNADKVVGNIIELEISAIEINPFQPRSNFNEESLRELATSIKELGVIQPITVRKLDFNKYQLISGERRLRASTLVGLTHVPAYIRIANDNESLVMALVENIQRHDLDPIEIALSYQRLIDEIQLTQEQMSERVGKKRSTIANYLRLLKLDPIIQTGIRDGFISMGHGRAIINIEDLDIQTDIYQKIVSQNLSVRETETLVKNYHESLKPKAEGKPKAESSFVVRETQKNTFNDYFGSKVDIKVAGTGKGKITIPFDSEADFNRIIKLING, via the coding sequence ATGACAAAAGCAATTAAAAAACAAGCCTTAGGAAGAGGATTATCAGCGTTATTAAAAGATCCGGAAAACGACATTACATCAGTAGAAGACAAAAATGCTGACAAGGTTGTTGGAAATATCATTGAGCTTGAAATAAGTGCTATCGAAATAAATCCGTTTCAGCCCCGAAGCAATTTTAATGAAGAATCGTTACGCGAATTAGCCACCTCTATTAAAGAACTTGGTGTAATTCAACCTATTACTGTTCGTAAATTAGATTTCAACAAATATCAGCTAATTTCGGGAGAGCGACGTTTACGTGCTTCGACCTTAGTAGGCTTAACACATGTTCCTGCCTATATTCGTATTGCCAATGACAACGAATCATTGGTTATGGCCTTGGTTGAAAACATCCAGCGTCACGACTTAGATCCGATTGAGATCGCACTTTCCTACCAACGTCTGATTGACGAAATTCAACTGACACAGGAGCAAATGAGTGAGCGTGTTGGAAAAAAACGCTCTACAATTGCCAATTATTTACGTCTTTTAAAACTGGATCCGATCATTCAAACAGGTATTCGTGACGGTTTTATCAGTATGGGCCACGGTAGAGCAATCATTAATATTGAAGACTTAGACATTCAGACTGATATCTACCAAAAAATAGTAAGTCAGAATTTATCTGTTCGTGAAACGGAGACTCTGGTAAAAAACTATCACGAAAGTTTAAAACCAAAAGCAGAAGGAAAACCAAAAGCAGAGTCTTCTTTTGTGGTTAGAGAAACACAAAAAAACACTTTCAACGATTATTTTGGTTCGAAAGTTGATATAAAAGTCGCCGGCACGGGTAAAGGAAAAATCACCATTCCATTTGATTCTGAAGCCGACTTTAACAGAATAATAAAATTAATAAACGGATAG
- a CDS encoding DUF5683 domain-containing protein: protein MNKIVPISLLFFLIGTVSLFAQVKKDTVLVVKDTSKLQEIDPLTPAKAAFYSAILPGLGQAYNKKYWKIPLVYGAIGTSLYFYLDNNKKYHDYREAYKRRLEGYNDDKYKFLDDSRLIAGQKFYQRNRDLSLLFVVGFYALNIIDANVDAALIQFNVNERLSLRPEIYPDAVTFKPNVGLTFNYHF, encoded by the coding sequence GTGAATAAAATTGTCCCCATAAGTCTATTGTTCTTTCTCATAGGAACCGTTTCTCTTTTTGCCCAGGTAAAAAAAGACACGGTTTTGGTTGTTAAAGACACTAGCAAATTGCAGGAAATCGATCCGCTTACACCTGCAAAAGCAGCATTCTACTCGGCAATTTTACCGGGTTTAGGTCAGGCATACAATAAAAAGTACTGGAAAATCCCTTTGGTCTACGGAGCGATTGGTACGAGTTTATACTTCTATCTTGACAACAACAAAAAATACCACGATTATCGCGAAGCCTACAAACGAAGACTAGAAGGCTACAATGACGATAAATATAAATTCCTGGACGACAGCAGACTTATTGCCGGTCAGAAATTTTATCAGCGAAACAGAGATTTATCCCTATTATTTGTCGTTGGTTTTTATGCCTTAAATATTATTGACGCCAATGTTGACGCTGCACTGATTCAGTTTAACGTAAACGAAAGATTATCACTGCGCCCGGAAATTTACCCTGATGCTGTAACTTTCAAACCAAATGTTGGACTAACTTTTAATTACCACTTTTAA
- the dapB gene encoding 4-hydroxy-tetrahydrodipicolinate reductase, whose product MKIALLGYGKMGKVIERIALERGHEIVLKKDEFSTYDGLSTADVAIDFSVPTAAVDNISNCFHANVPVVSGTTGWLEHYDEMISLCNEKKGAFISSSNFSLGVNIFFELNEYLAKIMSQLDSYKVTMEEIHHTQKLDAPSGTAISLAKGVIENSQYTNWTLDEAKNNEIHIEAKRIGEVPGTHTVTYDSPVDSIELKHTAHNREGFALGAVIAAEWLAGKTGIYSMKDVLNLK is encoded by the coding sequence ATGAAAATTGCGCTTTTAGGATACGGAAAAATGGGTAAAGTAATCGAGCGAATTGCTTTGGAAAGAGGTCATGAAATTGTTTTGAAAAAAGACGAGTTCAGTACTTATGACGGACTTTCAACAGCCGATGTTGCGATCGATTTCAGCGTCCCGACTGCTGCCGTTGACAATATCTCCAATTGCTTTCATGCTAATGTACCTGTTGTTTCAGGAACTACAGGATGGTTAGAACACTATGACGAAATGATATCGCTTTGCAACGAAAAGAAGGGCGCTTTTATTTCGAGCTCTAACTTCAGTTTAGGGGTTAATATTTTTTTCGAACTGAACGAATACTTAGCTAAAATCATGTCTCAACTGGATTCGTATAAAGTTACGATGGAAGAAATTCATCATACACAAAAACTGGATGCTCCGAGCGGTACGGCAATTTCTTTAGCCAAAGGAGTTATCGAAAACAGCCAATACACCAATTGGACTCTGGACGAAGCAAAAAACAACGAAATTCATATTGAAGCTAAAAGAATTGGCGAAGTACCCGGAACCCATACCGTAACTTACGACTCCCCTGTAGACAGCATCGAATTAAAACACACTGCACACAACCGCGAAGGGTTTGCTCTTGGAGCGGTAATCGCAGCAGAGTGGCTTGCCGGAAAAACGGGAATCTATTCTATGAAAGACGTATTAAATTTAAAATAA
- a CDS encoding WbqC family protein codes for MNSLLLPTYFPSISHFAVMAQSENITFEMEDNFQKQTNRNRTYIYSPNGIQLLNIPVKHSKSAHQKTKDVLIENEFDWQKQHFKSLEAAYRSSPFFEFFEDDIRPVFEKQHTFLMDLNLEVLDITTKCLRMKLEFSKTTEYFHEAENISDFRVLANGKKDLNSFEKYTQVFDDKHGFINNLSVLDLLFNEGKFAMDYLKTQKLLV; via the coding sequence ATGAACTCTCTATTACTTCCTACTTATTTTCCATCGATCAGCCACTTTGCAGTTATGGCACAATCTGAAAATATTACTTTTGAAATGGAAGATAATTTTCAGAAACAAACCAACAGAAATCGTACTTACATCTATAGTCCGAACGGAATTCAGTTGCTAAATATCCCGGTTAAACATTCGAAATCAGCTCATCAGAAGACAAAAGATGTTTTAATCGAAAATGAATTTGACTGGCAAAAACAGCATTTCAAATCACTGGAAGCTGCTTATAGAAGTTCTCCTTTTTTTGAGTTTTTTGAAGATGATATTCGTCCTGTTTTTGAAAAGCAGCACACTTTTTTAATGGATTTGAATCTGGAAGTTCTGGACATCACCACTAAATGTCTGCGCATGAAATTAGAGTTCAGCAAAACCACAGAGTATTTTCATGAAGCAGAAAACATCTCCGACTTCAGAGTTTTGGCTAACGGAAAAAAAGACCTTAATTCATTTGAAAAGTACACTCAGGTTTTTGACGATAAACATGGTTTTATCAACAATTTAAGTGTATTGGATTTGCTTTTTAATGAGGGTAAATTTGCTATGGATTATTTGAAAACACAAAAACTACTGGTTTAA
- a CDS encoding S28 family serine protease has product MKSIQRLVLLLCVVLSSCFATAQDKSDLYQKLTVLFPKAEITTIENLEGYAESYQLILDEPLDHKNPQKGTFKHYVYLSHLNFNNPMVIETHGYNTNNIKSEVSKLLNANQIAVEYRFYGKSRPEPLPWEYLTNDQAIADYHDLVTKLKQLYTGKWISTGISKGGETALIYKSKYPDDVDVAMPYVAPLINTQEDLRTVEHTKTVGTAECRAKITAFQRAVLENREAVLKEFKQYAEEKKMTFAEVPFAEALEYAVLEFPFSFWQWGGKCEAIPSVTASPKELFAYLDEVSGVRTYNDKMYFHYLPSYYQHLKELGYYGFDFSPVADLLQVVKSTSNDRFAPKGVVIKYNPKYIKEVRKYVENKGSKILYIYGGYDTWYSCAPTPDSKLDALKMVLPGGSHTTRVKDFPESDKKRIMETLSRWLDLKALNDKAEIN; this is encoded by the coding sequence ATGAAAAGTATACAGCGTTTAGTATTGCTATTGTGCGTCGTTCTGAGTTCGTGTTTTGCTACAGCACAGGATAAGTCAGATTTGTACCAGAAGCTCACGGTATTGTTCCCCAAAGCCGAAATCACAACAATAGAAAATTTAGAAGGTTATGCAGAGTCATACCAATTGATTTTAGACGAACCTTTAGATCATAAAAACCCTCAAAAAGGAACTTTCAAGCATTATGTTTACCTCTCGCATCTGAATTTTAATAATCCTATGGTTATTGAAACTCATGGTTACAATACCAATAATATTAAAAGTGAGGTGAGTAAATTGTTAAACGCAAATCAGATTGCAGTTGAATACCGCTTTTATGGAAAGTCACGACCGGAACCACTTCCATGGGAATATTTAACAAATGATCAGGCTATCGCTGACTACCATGATCTTGTAACAAAACTGAAACAGTTGTATACAGGAAAATGGATTTCAACCGGAATAAGTAAAGGCGGAGAAACAGCTTTGATTTACAAATCGAAATATCCGGATGATGTTGATGTGGCCATGCCCTATGTTGCTCCGTTAATTAATACTCAGGAAGATCTCCGTACGGTAGAGCATACTAAAACAGTGGGGACGGCAGAATGCAGGGCTAAAATTACAGCTTTTCAGAGAGCAGTTTTAGAAAATAGGGAGGCTGTTTTAAAGGAGTTTAAACAGTATGCAGAAGAGAAGAAAATGACTTTTGCCGAAGTTCCTTTCGCTGAAGCATTAGAATATGCAGTTTTAGAATTTCCATTTTCTTTTTGGCAATGGGGAGGAAAATGTGAGGCTATACCATCGGTAACGGCAAGTCCGAAAGAGCTGTTTGCGTATTTGGATGAGGTTTCAGGTGTAAGAACTTATAATGATAAGATGTACTTTCATTACCTGCCGTCTTATTACCAGCATTTAAAAGAATTGGGGTACTATGGTTTTGATTTTTCTCCGGTTGCCGATTTGCTTCAAGTGGTAAAAAGTACTTCCAATGATCGATTTGCGCCTAAAGGAGTAGTGATAAAATACAATCCGAAATACATCAAAGAAGTACGAAAATATGTAGAAAATAAAGGAAGCAAAATTTTGTACATCTACGGTGGTTACGACACCTGGTATTCGTGTGCTCCAACACCTGATTCCAAATTAGATGCATTAAAGATGGTTCTTCCTGGGGGGAGTCATACTACAAGAGTGAAAGATTTTCCGGAGAGTGATAAGAAGCGAATCATGGAAACATTATCAAGATGGCTCGACTTAAAAGCACTTAACGATAAGGCTGAAATAAATTAA
- a CDS encoding M24 family metallopeptidase yields MTIGVGGSNAIAELEKIQNMTLNVKAIQPEEYQMRIQKAVSLMKTAGFKSLFVNAGTNLYYFTGTKWNPSERMVGALLFEDGSLEYIVPKFEEGTFRKFMKIEGHLNCWEEHESPSVLLGKVLETKGINNGKIALDESAGYFLVDAIVKANPNYEFENSQPVTTGCRIQKSANEIAIIQQAKEITMVVQRAAARILYPGIKAETVVDFINQAHLKAGITSGSHFCIVLFADDSQYPHGVTTPQDLKENDVVLIDTGCRLEGYLSDITRTYVYGTPTEAHIKIWNLEKAAQKAAFDAAQLGATCGSVDDAARKVIAAGGLSTDYELPGLPHRVGHGTGLDIHEHPYLVRGNATILQEGMVVSNEPMLCIPGQFGIRHEDHFYMTAEGPKWFTTPMHSIDNPFGIDIN; encoded by the coding sequence ATGACCATTGGAGTTGGCGGATCTAACGCAATTGCAGAATTAGAAAAAATACAAAACATGACCCTGAATGTAAAGGCCATTCAGCCGGAGGAATATCAAATGCGCATTCAGAAAGCGGTGTCGCTTATGAAAACAGCAGGTTTTAAGTCCTTATTCGTGAACGCAGGAACCAATTTATACTATTTTACAGGAACCAAATGGAATCCCTCTGAAAGAATGGTTGGTGCCTTATTATTTGAAGACGGCAGCCTGGAATATATTGTTCCAAAATTTGAGGAAGGTACTTTTAGAAAATTCATGAAAATTGAAGGCCATTTGAATTGCTGGGAAGAACACGAATCGCCATCTGTTTTACTTGGAAAGGTCCTGGAGACCAAAGGCATAAACAACGGTAAAATTGCACTGGACGAATCTGCCGGATATTTTTTAGTTGATGCTATCGTAAAAGCCAATCCAAATTACGAATTCGAAAATTCCCAACCGGTTACAACTGGCTGTCGTATTCAGAAATCAGCAAATGAAATTGCGATCATCCAACAAGCCAAAGAAATTACGATGGTGGTTCAACGTGCCGCTGCACGTATTTTGTATCCGGGCATAAAAGCCGAAACGGTTGTCGATTTTATCAATCAGGCACATCTTAAAGCGGGAATTACTTCAGGATCTCACTTTTGTATTGTGTTGTTTGCAGATGATTCTCAATATCCGCATGGGGTTACTACACCTCAGGATTTAAAAGAAAACGATGTTGTACTTATTGACACCGGCTGTCGTTTGGAAGGTTATTTATCTGATATTACCCGAACTTATGTGTACGGGACTCCAACGGAAGCACACATCAAAATCTGGAATTTAGAAAAGGCCGCACAAAAAGCCGCTTTTGATGCCGCCCAATTGGGAGCAACTTGTGGTTCTGTCGATGATGCCGCTCGCAAAGTAATTGCAGCAGGCGGTTTAAGTACCGATTATGAATTGCCCGGATTACCTCATCGCGTTGGTCACGGAACAGGATTAGATATTCACGAACATCCATATTTAGTAAGAGGTAATGCCACTATTCTGCAAGAAGGAATGGTAGTAAGTAACGAACCTATGCTTTGCATCCCGGGTCAATTCGGGATTCGTCATGAAGATCATTTTTACATGACCGCTGAAGGCCCAAAATGGTTTACTACTCCAATGCACAGTATTGATAATCCGTTTGGCATTGACATCAATTAA
- a CDS encoding M43 family zinc metalloprotease — protein MKTKLLVLMLVFSIGKMSAQGLPCRTTEENAKVYRNSPKSLQEKKDFDAFTKTFTLQRKSKTSKTAATPTYVIPVVFHIYGDVQSGKTITYEKIVNHLAQLNDDFNGRNADYQTVEPFFQARRGTLNIEFKLAKKDPNGGCTTGVVFHAAKNGYGNGGGYDDQIAADAWDNKKYMNVYIQNDLYNEGVFNNSGVAWYPDSGMTANNTARVVFNGAYLYDNSYSKEFSATLTHEFGHFLNLIHTFEGGCSGTDEVADTPAEDGQHTLACTPGTNCTGDKVNIENYMGYNGAQGCYKMYTQGQIDRMLAALQHPARITLWQPQNLIDTGVNTTESSLVATGTTFKEAVINDGSFDTASVVTLSGGKTFALSSGTLSAGTHFTHTFPAGITPVVTVNSNGQVTVTLSGKATNHAAAQNTTAGITFLPAAFTGGTTGLSCTALFYNLRFTDPYGIFFVDMPDINISSNLVWKFFDIAKGDDTSFGGWRYAANALKIETYGKRLTCESGSRNITLLAQNTAVGPTSNMTAPGAYPNQLDLRTASYTAWDGKSGYVGFEYKIDGLPCYGWFKINVAANGDGYTISEYAYNTQPNAPIYTGVTNKTAVVLSESILYEAEANDGGVTTTSTISLSTNNGTFTKSTGTLTAGTDYTITGVPSGLSTVLTLQGNNKVVVSFTGKATAHLPANDAAVTITFKDAAITGGIATLDMSSKTINLKFDAPYGVFYVNNPDYVASAAQTWQYFDLGIGDNTEYGAWQFAAAALKVETYGKRLVGPAGTRNISLITEGTTIGASSNFVTPGAAYPDQLDLRTASYTAWDNQTGYIGFEYKSRGRTCYGWMHVKVEAGGVGYSVLDYAYNTKPNESIQTGTQAPVTVLAPTSLTATVNNTSLQAQLTWVNNATNATNIVVERAGADNVFAEITTLPSTALTYTNTGLTAGSTYKYRVRAKANSIYSAYSNEVTATLAAGSAYCTAQGNNNYEYINSVTIGSFTNASGKDAGGYANLTSKTITVTPGAATNVSLAAGFSGGSYLEYWGVWIDYNKNNVFDASEKVIDGISSTGTATGSFTPIAFTGTTRMRIVMKYYSNPSACGNIGDGDVEDYTVVAGTAPNPATLPTPTNIGNSGVYSSGFYASWNTVANATSYEVQLNNATTGWTTFGTSTTYYLWIPKQGTQTVYQFRVRAKNATDVSNWSTPLTIDLQNGSAGADQTDFTKSFTMYPNPASDVVNFNFANLNLADTKITIYDSTGNVIDIVKNTVSYPVNRLRKGVYIVVATDGSFTDTKKLLVK, from the coding sequence ATGAAAACAAAACTACTAGTATTAATGCTCGTTTTTTCGATAGGGAAAATGAGCGCGCAGGGACTTCCTTGCCGGACGACAGAAGAAAACGCCAAAGTGTATCGGAATAGCCCCAAATCACTTCAGGAAAAAAAAGATTTTGATGCCTTTACCAAAACATTTACCCTCCAGCGTAAAAGCAAAACTTCAAAAACAGCAGCAACACCTACTTATGTTATCCCCGTGGTTTTCCATATTTATGGAGACGTACAAAGCGGAAAAACCATTACCTATGAAAAGATCGTCAATCATTTGGCTCAACTAAATGACGATTTCAATGGCAGGAATGCCGATTACCAAACAGTTGAACCCTTTTTTCAAGCGAGAAGAGGAACACTAAACATCGAATTTAAACTGGCAAAAAAAGACCCTAATGGCGGATGTACCACAGGTGTTGTTTTCCATGCAGCCAAAAACGGTTATGGAAATGGTGGTGGTTATGACGACCAGATTGCAGCCGATGCCTGGGACAATAAAAAATATATGAACGTTTACATTCAGAACGATTTGTATAACGAAGGGGTTTTTAACAACTCAGGAGTTGCCTGGTATCCTGATTCTGGTATGACAGCCAATAACACAGCTCGTGTCGTTTTTAACGGAGCTTACCTTTACGACAATTCATACAGCAAAGAATTCTCAGCAACCCTTACACATGAATTTGGACATTTCTTAAATTTAATTCATACTTTCGAAGGAGGCTGCTCCGGCACAGATGAAGTTGCCGACACTCCGGCGGAAGACGGTCAGCACACCCTGGCCTGTACACCGGGAACCAATTGTACAGGAGATAAGGTAAATATTGAAAACTATATGGGGTACAATGGCGCGCAAGGCTGTTATAAAATGTACACCCAGGGTCAGATTGACAGAATGCTGGCAGCTTTACAGCATCCGGCAAGGATTACACTCTGGCAGCCGCAAAACTTAATTGATACCGGAGTGAACACTACTGAAAGTAGTTTAGTAGCAACCGGAACTACTTTTAAAGAAGCTGTTATCAATGATGGATCTTTCGACACAGCCTCTGTGGTAACTTTAAGCGGAGGCAAAACGTTTGCGCTAAGTTCAGGAACTTTGTCAGCTGGAACCCATTTCACACATACTTTTCCAGCCGGAATCACACCAGTTGTTACTGTAAATTCAAATGGTCAAGTGACAGTAACGCTTTCAGGAAAAGCAACAAATCACGCGGCAGCACAAAATACAACCGCCGGAATCACATTCTTGCCTGCAGCATTTACAGGAGGAACCACAGGATTGTCTTGTACTGCTCTGTTTTACAATTTAAGATTTACGGATCCTTACGGAATCTTCTTTGTTGACATGCCGGATATTAACATCTCCTCAAATTTAGTCTGGAAGTTTTTTGATATTGCAAAAGGAGACGACACTTCATTCGGAGGTTGGCGTTATGCAGCCAATGCATTAAAAATTGAAACTTACGGCAAAAGATTAACGTGCGAGAGTGGCAGCCGAAACATTACCTTATTGGCTCAAAATACCGCAGTTGGTCCAACAAGTAATATGACCGCTCCGGGAGCATACCCAAATCAATTAGATCTAAGAACAGCGAGTTATACCGCCTGGGATGGAAAATCCGGATATGTAGGTTTTGAATACAAAATCGATGGATTACCTTGCTATGGCTGGTTCAAGATAAATGTTGCGGCAAATGGAGACGGTTACACCATTTCTGAATATGCCTATAATACACAACCCAATGCGCCTATTTATACCGGTGTGACTAACAAAACGGCCGTTGTTCTATCAGAAAGTATACTGTACGAAGCAGAGGCAAATGACGGTGGTGTTACCACGACCAGTACAATTTCGTTATCTACTAACAATGGAACTTTTACAAAAAGCACAGGAACCTTAACTGCCGGAACTGATTATACTATTACGGGAGTTCCTTCAGGATTAAGCACTGTACTGACGCTTCAGGGAAATAATAAAGTAGTGGTTTCCTTTACCGGAAAAGCAACCGCACATCTACCTGCAAATGATGCTGCTGTGACGATTACCTTTAAAGATGCTGCAATCACTGGAGGAATTGCGACTCTTGATATGTCATCAAAAACAATCAATTTGAAATTTGATGCGCCTTACGGAGTTTTCTATGTAAACAATCCTGATTATGTAGCTTCGGCAGCCCAAACCTGGCAATATTTTGATTTAGGAATCGGTGATAATACGGAGTATGGAGCATGGCAGTTTGCCGCTGCCGCTTTAAAAGTAGAAACTTATGGCAAAAGACTGGTAGGACCTGCGGGTACACGTAACATTAGTTTAATTACAGAGGGAACAACAATTGGTGCCTCAAGTAATTTTGTAACCCCTGGTGCGGCATATCCGGATCAGTTAGATTTAAGAACGGCAAGTTATACCGCCTGGGACAATCAAACAGGTTATATCGGTTTTGAATATAAAAGCAGAGGGCGTACCTGTTATGGCTGGATGCATGTTAAAGTAGAAGCGGGAGGAGTTGGTTATTCCGTTTTAGACTATGCTTACAATACGAAGCCAAACGAATCCATTCAGACCGGAACTCAGGCACCTGTAACCGTTTTGGCACCTACAAGTCTGACAGCTACAGTGAACAATACCAGTTTACAAGCACAATTGACATGGGTAAACAACGCAACTAATGCGACAAACATTGTAGTAGAAAGAGCAGGAGCAGATAATGTTTTTGCCGAAATAACAACATTGCCAAGTACAGCACTTACCTATACCAACACAGGTTTGACAGCAGGAAGTACTTATAAATACAGAGTACGTGCAAAAGCAAATAGTATTTACTCAGCCTATTCTAATGAGGTTACGGCTACTCTTGCGGCAGGGTCAGCTTATTGTACTGCTCAGGGGAATAATAATTACGAATACATCAATTCAGTAACTATTGGAAGTTTTACCAATGCATCCGGTAAAGATGCAGGCGGTTATGCCAATCTTACTTCTAAAACCATAACCGTAACTCCTGGAGCAGCTACAAATGTTAGTCTGGCAGCAGGTTTCTCCGGAGGATCTTATTTAGAATATTGGGGAGTATGGATTGATTACAATAAAAACAATGTTTTTGATGCTTCCGAAAAAGTGATTGACGGAATTTCTTCTACCGGAACAGCTACAGGTAGTTTTACGCCAATTGCGTTTACCGGAACCACCAGAATGCGTATTGTAATGAAATATTATTCGAACCCTTCGGCTTGTGGAAACATTGGAGATGGTGATGTGGAAGACTATACAGTTGTTGCAGGTACAGCACCTAATCCGGCAACTTTGCCAACACCAACAAATATTGGGAATTCAGGAGTATATTCATCCGGATTTTATGCTTCATGGAATACAGTAGCGAATGCAACAAGTTATGAAGTGCAGTTGAATAATGCTACTACAGGCTGGACGACTTTCGGAACTTCAACAACCTATTATTTATGGATTCCGAAACAAGGCACACAAACCGTTTATCAGTTCAGAGTTAGAGCTAAAAATGCAACTGACGTTAGTAATTGGAGTACTCCTCTTACTATTGATTTACAAAACGGAAGTGCGGGAGCAGACCAGACTGATTTTACAAAATCATTTACAATGTATCCTAATCCGGCTTCGGATGTGGTTAATTTCAACTTCGCTAATTTAAACCTGGCGGATACTAAGATCACGATCTACGACAGTACAGGAAATGTTATTGACATTGTGAAAAACACAGTTTCTTATCCGGTAAACCGTCTTAGAAAAGGAGTTTATATAGTGGTAGCTACAGATGGAAGCTTCACAGATACTAAAAAGTTATTGGTTAAATAA